A window of Hordeum vulgare subsp. vulgare chromosome 5H, MorexV3_pseudomolecules_assembly, whole genome shotgun sequence genomic DNA:
ACTGTAAGTACTGGATGAGGCCTTCGGCGACACCTTCCTTGAGTAGAACCTACGGCTTGTTTTCCCTGACTGTGAAACATTGGGTATGTTGCATGGAAGTTGGGTATCATATATTACAAACTTTGTGCCAAGGAGATTTGACCTAAAAGCCCAATGGGGTAATAGGGATATTACAGACACAATCagacaaaaagaaaaatgatGCAGCTTGTCAAAAATATTTGAGTTTACCTCAGTTTTCCAATGTACATGTTGCTTGACCTAGATGTATTGTCAGCACTCATAAATATTGTATATTCTGTACAGGTTGGACGGGAGTATCTTTTCGCCAATAGAAGAAACTTGCCATTTTCAATGACCACAGctgcagaaaatgtgttatgataTGTTAAATAGAAGCTGATATTAATGAATACTAACAAGTAGGCTGCCAAGACTGCAAGAGGAATATATGATCTTCCACTGAGGGATTAGTTGAGAACAAGTTGACAACTGGAAGAAGAATGGCAGCCCTAGTTACTGGTAGGTGCACATATGTTAGCCTCAGGTGCTGGAATACTAGCCAAGATGGTGCATATGCTGTGGTGCATTCGATCTAGCAAATTCGCTTTTACAGAGTTGGCTTCAAGACTAAACATGCTTGGCTAGTATTTGGAATAAGATGCATTTGTCAGTCCTAGCCCCATGAAGCTCAAAGCTTAAACTGCAAGTTGTGCTGGAGTCTTGACCAAATGCGGACCAAGCAGATGATAGGTTGAGCATTGTCTTTTAGTGACATTAGTCAACCAAAAACAATTGCCATTTCTATTGGACTCTGCAACTTGGGCTAATATATATCTTCTTACATGCTTGGCTAGATGGTGCATATGTTGCGGTGTATTCGAAGGTGACCCCCGCGGGCGACCGACCGCGCCCGGCGCCTCCCTCCACGAGTCCCCCCCCCTCCACGCCGATGTCGTCGTAGGCCTGGCCCGGGCGACGCTGGCGACCCCTGGCCTTTCCCCTCCTGGGGCTCCTCCGGCGCAGCTCCGGGGTGTGCCCCTAGGCGGCGGCGATCCTGCGCAGCAGCGGGGGTTCCTAGCACGGGCGGGGGCGGTCCTGCGCGGCAGCGGGGGTTCCTGGCATGGGCGGGGGCGGACActgggcggcagcggcggcgttgGCGACGGGGTGATGCGGGCTGGCGGCGCCCACCAGGCCTAGATCTAGGCCCCATCTGGGTCTGGGCGGGCCGGCGGCAGGGCATGGCGTCGGCGTTGCTCTctagaggtggtggcggtgcgtcGGCTTGGTGGTCGGTGGCGGCTCAGTTGCCGGCATGTAGCAGGGCGGTGGCCGGGGCTTCGCGGGACCGATATGGGCCCGACCGGGCCCGGGTGGCCTGGTTTGCCTCGGTTGCGGCATCCAGACGGCAATCCGCGTCGGTGCCGGAGGCACAGGCCTCCGACATGACAGCGGTGGAGGCGGCTCCCTCCCGTGCGGCTCCGGTGCTTCTGCCCTTGCCTATGCTCTCTTGACCTCGTGGTGGTGTTCGCAGCGGGACGGTGTGGATGAGTCCAAGACTATGGTGGCGCGTGCTTGCGGGTGGCAAGATAGTTGAATGACTTCGGTTCGAGTGGGTGGCGGTGCTTGGGGATGCGGGAGAAATTCCTGTTGGTTCATCCGGCTCCGGCATGGTGACGCCTGAGGGTGCCGACATTCCTTCCTGAAGGGCGTTGGTGCTACCCATCCCCCGCTCCCTGCCGTgtgccgggggaaaccctaggacatGTACGGCAGCAGCATCGTTGGCGTCGcattccttcttggaggtgttgctTAGGTACGCGGAGGTCCCATGTCATGGCTCGTGGTGGGATGCGCGCAGCGGTGGTGCTTGTCGAGCTGCCATGTTGgcatttatttcttcttttttccttttgggCTTGATGTGCTGTTCGCCCCAACAGTTACCTTGTGATCAGTATtcgttgctttataatataaagcaGGGGGGAACCCTACTTCGAGGATGTATCTTCTTACAGCAAACTGACTGGATATTTTACAATAGTGCTACGTAGGAACTAATACTCTAGATTTGTGAGATAAGAGCAACGTATACATCAGCCATGTACTACAAGGAGCAAACAATGAGTATAACAATAATCAAAAATGATTGGCATGCACTAGAGCACGACTGTTTAACgatacaacaacaaatacaattaTCAGTATGGTTAATAAACAGCCTGCAACAACTCATGCATAATTATTTATGATACATGGACTACATCACTCTTTGGTTGTTACAGTAAAAAAGAATGGTTGTGATCTTGCATTCTTCACAAGTGATTGTTGCAGATGAAGGCAAAGGAATAGCATTaagcacaaaaaacaaaatacttAAGAATAGACTTACCGGAGGTAAGACACAGATATAGGCAGTAAGTTTGGGTAGACTTGTCCCTTTTAATGAAGCACTGGATGGCTCCATCACGGGGCCCAGGCTGAACACCAACCAAAAAGCATATTGGTGAATAGATGAAGCTTCTATTGTGCTATTTCAAAaccaaatactccctccatcccaaaatgcaGGTCCTATTTGTTTTGTTCCTAAGTCAAGATTTTTAATTTTCACCAGTTTATAGAAAAAATCAACATGTACAAAACAAAACCACTACCGATAGATACATcatgaaatatatttatatagttTTATTGATTCGATATTACATGTATTGATGTTTTTTATAAACTATTGATGTGTATTTCTATAAACTTGGTCAGACTAAAAAACAGTTTGACTTAGGGACAAAATAAATAGGACTTACATTCTAAGATGGTGGGATTATATGTTAACTAGAATCTACAATGATCACAGAAACTGAGACTGAAACCAAAAAAGATTAAGAGAAtatcatcacctgcttcaaggaaACAGGGAAAGTAACTTTTCCACAAAACTCTGGGTTCTTAACAATCTCTTGACACATCTGTCTCCAGGTTCGACAGACAGCCGCACAAGCAACTACATGTTTCCTGGAAGGCCATGTAGCCTCACTGGCCTCCAACCTCTCAATCACATCATGAAGCAATTCCGGAGGCAAATTAGCCCAGCAACTGCTCTGGGTCACAGGGGCTGGATCCTGCAACTCATGGACGGCACTATGAGATTTCCCTCTGCGATGGCCAAGAAACCTCACCTCAAACCCTCTTCGAGATAAGCTCCCAAAGCCATCCCTTACATCACGCACAATGCTACGAAACGACATCCACTCCAAAAGCCAAGCACAGTAAACAATTGTGTGAAACACCCAAAAAACTACTACTATAGTTGTACAGATAGCATCCCAACTCCCAAAGTACTGTCAACATAAACTGAACATGAAGAGCCTGCAAAAAAATGTTTAGCTGATATTAGCCCGTGAAAGTCCTTTTCGAAAAAGAATAGATATTTATGTTGATTGCCTACATTCTATCACCCCCaacaaaactgccaaaaataCATCTCCAAGAAATACGTTAAAACTGAAGCTTGTTATGTAATTTCTGAAAAGAATTAGTACAATCTGTGCTTGGAAGAGGGAAGAAAAAACACCCTTCCAATTTTGGGGCTTACATAGTACTGTATATAGCAATCCATCACTACAGAAATAATAATTGAGCGAATTACTTTCGTCCAATTTCTATGTTGTTCGACCATGATGCACTAGCAAGTAAAGGGTACAAATGGTGCAAGTCAACTTCAGTTACAAAGAAAAGAATGCTGGAAAAAAAATGCCATGCACCCATCTTTACACATGGCATTAGAATCCATTTTTTCTAGGAAATAAACTCCCTTTCAATTTATGTGGCTTTTACCAAAAAAAATGAGTCACTCCATTGATCAATTGAGCACTATCtgttactccctctgtcccaatataagtgactcaactttttactaactttagtacagagttagtataaagttgagtcacttaattTGAGACGGAGGGGGTATTTATCAGTGAGATAAGAGTGAAGTCACTCCATTTCTATTTCCAATACAAATTCACAACCATGGTATGAATcagggaggaggggggaggggggataATGCCCACAATTCCAGATCTGCTGAACTCAAAACTTTGAAACAGTTACATTTCAGTTTCCCTGTCACGTCAGTTGCCTCCTACCGAATAGTGTAATACACAATAAATTCCTTTATGACTTCTAGCAATCTCTACGGAGAAAAAGAAGAACTCTCAACCATTATTTTCTATCAATATCCGTAAGTTCCTTACTTAAAATTCAGAATTATGAAGAAAACAACATTTCTTTATTTTATTAATTTAGGATCATTGAGAAGTTGTATTTCTTTGATCTGCTATAAGAAGACCTGAAACACACCTTTATTCCCCCAACTAGGTGATCTAGTTAACAACCTACTCACAATACTATCAACCTTACAGAACTTTTAAGCATATTAGTTGACTATAAACATCGAACATCAATTCCTAAATCACTACAGTGACTTAAAGATGCATTTTGAACTCACTGCCTTTCAAAACGCATTTCCAAACATTAGAACGCCAACTATCATATATTTCTAATTTTATCAGCCTGCAAATTGATGAAATTGTGATAAAATAAACTGGTTGGCAAGTCGCAACACATGACACGGGGTAACACTCACGAGCTAGACAAGCATGGAAACAGAACGAAACATGGAATTACACACGGGAAAATGAGCGAAGGATAAGAGAGAATTACATGTATATGCACACACAACGGTTACTGACTGCATTACCGAATCCCACGAAGGTGTACAAccaccaaaaataaaaaataggccaCCTCCTTCCTCCTACCAAGATCCCACGAATTCAAGCCCAAAATACACCGCATTATCATCAAATCCACAAAATCAAGCCAGAAAGAAGCCCAAAACATCTCATTGAACCTAAGATTCCGTTGTTCCAGTCTCCAGCAGACTCAATCCCTTATCTAACAACGCGGAGACCCCTAGAATCACCCAACGCAGCCGTTGGAGAGAGAGGCACAAGATCCAGGAGGCACGCACCTTGAAACCGAAGCGAACCGCGCAGCCGATGCGGGGGTGGGGGGAGGGGGGCGCGGCTAGAGGAGGCCGCCGGGAGCGGATTGCAGGGGCACCATTTGGATCGGAGGAGGGGAATGGAAGGAATGGAGggtaggcggaggagaaggaaagaacaaGTGGTGGTGCCTCGGCGAGTGTAGGGGCAGGGGAGTTCACGTGCCCGCGGAAAAGTAGCTATATTCACTATTTCAAGAATATATAAACCCATATACTTGAAAGCTCAGCTCGGCTATCTCGTTGTCTCGAACGCACATATTACAGGACAAGAGCCAGCGGTCATCGTTTTGCTATCTTTCTTACCAAAAATAAAATGATTCCATTTTCCCGATTCCCTTTTCCTTGTCTTCATTTAGTAAGGTGTCAAAAAAAACAAGGGTGTCGACGTCGGTGCTCGGAGGTCAAGGAGGAGCCCGATGTGTCGGTCGACCGCGCAAACAGAGGAGCAGCGCCATAACGTACTCGGCCTCTCTTCCTCACCTCGTCTTCCATCATATCTTCCTTCCCTCACGACCAAGCCATCTGTCATGACCGCAACCAATTGTGCCTCCGAGCCTGACCACCCGTCATGAAGGTTCCTTTATTTTTATCCTAATGCCATGGAGCAAGACAAGGTACCCCGCCTCTCTATCTTCCTCTGTTCGCTTGGATTTGGCAGCTCTCACCTTGGCTTCTCTTCCTATCCAGTACAGATGATAACAGAACCCTGCAACCATCCTTCTCGCCTGGGAACTCGGAAGGAGGAGATTCATCAGCAGCAGCCCAGGATTCGTCTCTCTATTTCCTCATCTCTGCTCAATGGTCACTACCTCAACTCACTGCTCAGGTTCGTGTGTTGCTGCTAGATCCTAAGTCTGAGTTTAGCTTGCTAGATGTGTGTGCTAGTTTCAGTTCCTCAAGTAGAAGAACAGGAGAGTGAGGAGACCATATTCATTCGTGTGTTGCTGCATTTTATACTAGTTTCTCAAGTAGATCAGGTTCTTGTGTTGATCAAGTGTCTCTGACATGGGCTAGGTGGACGGATGGATTCATACATATATCTAGCAGAACTAATATGAGTAATTATTGTCTTTGTGAATAAGTCGATTGATGCAAGGCGCTCATACTTTTCGCACATGCCAGCAAAAATAACACAAGCTAGGATGTATGAATGCGTTATTTTTACTACTTATAAGAAATAGAATAAATGTTTTTTCTTGGAGATTGTAGTGATTTTTACCACCAAGACTTATTTATTTTGCATTATAGTTGTTTCACTTTTTAGCATTAGTTGCCTAGAATTACTAAAGTTGTTTCAAATTTGCAatatgtagttgttgtttttggaaAAGTCTATCATGGAACTGGGGTTACGTGACTATTCTCATGCAAAATCAagtatgacatgaatgcaattagTTTTCTATTTTACTACTTTTAAGAAATAGAATCAGTGTTTCTGCTTCGAGATTGTACTTATTTTTACCATCAAGATTTTTTTTGGCTTTTCCAGTTGCTTCACTTTTTTGCCAGAAGTTAGTGCTCTCCTTCTGCATTTCGCTCGAACGACGATAGAGCGAGGGTTTCGACAAGTTTGGTGTGATTTTCACCAGGATTTTGGCATCTCGGGAGGCGACCACATGCGCAAATCAACGGCGAAACAGAGGTATGCCATGCACCCACTTTTTCACGTGTTTTTGTCGTGCTCAATTCGAGGTTTTCCCAGACGTTTCGTAGGATGGATTGGTTGCGCGACCACGGAGCTGAACAGGGGCATGACGTTGACCGGTAGTGACCTACGTGGCTACTAAATCGAGATGGGCGGCTCAAAGATTTTTTTAGTCGGGGGGTGGAGGGCACGGTGGTTTGAAGGTTATGAGGCAGGGGTGGCCATTGTGGTCAAAAGTCTGGGAACTGTAATCTCATAAAGGCACTTTTCAAGAAGGACATGATAAAGAAAGTAGGCTATAGAAAATTATGCTGAAGTTTTTCCCATAGAAAATGGCATAATTGGATAACACATTTCGTTTTTTAATAGTTGCCCATGAATCACACTAGAGTTGCCTATGTTAGAGAATATAGTtgcttatttttgtttttttaatttaCAACTTTTAATTTTTGCCTATCATTTCATGTTTGTGCACCCTCAAGGTTAGACATCTTTGTAAGGTTGGTTGCATTGAACTAGGCACAATCATGATAAGCCGCAACATAAGCTTTCGATGCTGGACCATCCGCCCAAAATAAATTCTCACACCACCCCTCCATATCCATCTTGTACTTAAAAAAGAAATCTGGATCCGCCATGTACAACTGGCTAAAGTAACCCTATCAGAGGCAAGTAACCACATGAAAGAAAGTGACTTAATACAAAACAGAGGTAACTACTTATACAACAAGCATGCAGCATGTGGGGAAATATAAAAGCAACACAACTATATTTGGGGGGGGCAGCAAGACTGGGATCGCGAATATGGGAGAGCAAATTAGTTTGCGGGAGAGGGGGAGTTGATTTTTTGCAAAGAACAAGTTTCTGTAATACCTCAACATGTAGTGAAAATTGATAACTATTGGTAGGAAACAACTACAACCAGCCTTGCAAAAAAGAGGCAACTATTGGTAGGATTACGGGCAACTTGCAGGGTTTATATGCAAATGTTTGGTATTGTACTATTTTTCGCATTCTAGCTTCTTCACCTTTTAGCATGAGTTGTCTACAATACAAGTAAAGTTGTTCCAAATCTGCAAGctatagttgttgtttttttggaAAAGTCTATCACACAATTGGAGTGCCTGATTGTTCTCGTGCAAAAAACAAGCATAGTCTGGATGCAATTAGTTGTTTTTTTACTACTTTTAGGAAATAGAATCACTGTATTTGCTTGGAGATTGTACTAACTTTTATCATCACGTTTTTTTTGGCATTCTAGTTGCTTCACTGTTTAGCCACAAGTAAGTGTTCTCCTTCCCCATTTCTCTCCGACCACAACAAAGCGAGGGTTTCGGCGACTTTGGTGTGATTTTTGCTGGGATTCGGCACCATGGGAGGCACTCAGCTTTCCCCATGTTTTTGCCGGGCATTTCGGAGGATGGCTCGGTTGTGCAGCTATAGAGGTGAACGGGGGCACAACGGATATAGTTGCCCACAATCAGCTATATAGTTTCCTAGAACCATGGATCCAGTTGCCCAATCCTCATGAATGGAAACATTATCAAGACCATAGTTTGGCTAATATGTAAAAGTTTCAAATACCTTTCAATTAAGATTGTGTCATAGAGATGCATCAATAATATCATCTCCCCGGGGTTGGATCCCTTGGTATGATCGTAGATATTAGGCGAATGATCATAGAGGGGGAGCGGTGTGGAGCTAGTCATGGGGACATAACTAAAACCACGAAGTGTTTTTACTGGATTAAGTTTATTTGTCGCCCCCTCCAAAAATGAACACGTGTATGTTCTTATCCCTTTTTTAGTGTCATAATTTCCTACAATCAACCATAATGTTGCCTAAAACCATGTATCCAATTGCCCACAATAAATCATACAGTTGTCTAAAAACATGTATCCAGTTGCCCACAATCAACCATACAGTTGTCTAAAACCATGTGTCCAGTTATCCAATCCTCATAAACAGAAACATTACCAAGACCATATTCGGCTAATACGTAAAAGTTTTAGATCTCTTTCAATTAAGATCGTGTCATAGAGATGCGTCAATAATTTCATCTCCTCGGGGTTGTAGCCCTTGGTATGATCGTAGATACTAGACGAATGGTCATAGAGGGGGTTGTGAAGCTGGTCATGGGAGCAATGGACGTTGAGGGGCCCTAAGAACACCCCCTCGTTGTTCAGTTTGGAGGATTTCGAACGAATGAACTTGTTCAAACAAATTAGGTGACCGTAGGTGGTTAAAGGTGTCTAGAGAAGCCGATGCGGACATTTGGGGCAATTTGGTGATCCATGTTGGAGTTGTCCTTATGGTAGGTGACTTAGAGGTGAAGCTAGTCAATTGGCAGTGATGGTAACTAACCTAGAAGGATCATTCACTGATGGGTAGTCATACTGGGGGGAAAGGAGTTGCTTTCCTATAGCACTAGCCTCTGCAACACATGAAGTTGCTTGAAagaaaaaaaagttcattgaaacctattcatatgggatctagttttgaagaactcGTTGCGAGAAACCCAACGGCAAAAACTATTCTCAATTTCGATGCTCGAATCAAAAGTTATGGCTTTTAAAAAATGAAACGACAAATTAATGCACATGGGACAAGATCTTGGTTGGTTTATGTGATAACATCTCAGAATCACGTGGGTACAAGGGAGATTGTCGTGTATCATGATGTTTTCTATTTTTGGAAGAGCACGTGATGGACCGCTTGCCCTTCTTAGGGTGTCCTTTCGTAATACGAAGGTATCCTCGATCAAACGAACTAGCGCACTGGCGCTCGCTAACCTCGTCCATATATAAAACCGGCTAATATTTATTCACCATTCCAAAATTCCAAATCCCTACTATTAACATCCAATCTATAGTTTGCCTAATAATAATgtgcaatataataattattattatgtcTATTATAAATGTTCACTCCACGTACGTAATTACTAGTCGATACAAATGGAAGAattatccacttccataaacataCCGAGATATGTGTCGTTGAAGGACCTACTAGAT
This region includes:
- the LOC123394922 gene encoding tubby-like F-box protein 14; amino-acid sequence: MSFRSIVRDVRDGFGSLSRRGFEVRFLGHRRGKSHSAVHELQDPAPVTQSSCWANLPPELLHDVIERLEASEATWPSRKHVVACAAVCRTWRQMCQEIVKNPEFCGKVTFPVSLKQPGPRDGAIQCFIKRDKSTQTYCLYLCLTSAVVIENGKFLLLAKRYSRPTCTEYTIFMSADNTSRSSNMYIGKLRSNLLGTKFVIYDTQLPCNIPNVSQSGKTSRRFYSRKVSPKASSSTYSIAQVSYELNVLGTRGPRRMNCVMNSIPASSLEAGGTVPCQPDNAVAHSLDESFGSISFSKSSTRDRSIRFSSTRFSDISIGGSRNGGQALGDKDECKEWPLILRNKAPRWHDQLQCWCLNFKGRVTVASVKNFQLVAATQTTAEDRTSSQPAPPPPSEHDKVILQFGKVAKDMFTMDYRYPLSAFQAFAICLSSFDTKLACE